Proteins encoded by one window of Corythoichthys intestinalis isolate RoL2023-P3 chromosome 20, ASM3026506v1, whole genome shotgun sequence:
- the LOC130908839 gene encoding uncharacterized protein LOC130908839, whose translation MASPLPSSSRLFCSVCCMYSEHPGSFVEDSSSCRKCSLVSGLETRVSELEARLCTLETKASPSYSQVVAGRACSSRIASAVSPPASPVQPGEIKEGFVTVRGKRSGKRTTLVHQQLHVSSRFAPLSDTPAEPDTLVIGSSIVRDVKHPAVSVRCYPGARVGDIEGNLRLLKQSRKRFRRIVIHAGGNDARRRQSEVLKLNVASVCELAKSMADTVVFSGPLPNLVNDEMYSRFSSFNRWLSRWCPENDIVFVDNWHAFWGKPGLMRRDGIHPTWDGAALLTRNLAAKLSLPK comes from the coding sequence ATGGCTAGCCCTCTGCCTTCGTCCTCCCGTCTTTTCTGCTCAGTGTGCTGTATGTATAGCGAGCACCCTGGCTCCTTCGTCGAGGATAGTAGTAGCTGTAGGAAGTGTAGCTTAGTCTCAGGGTTGGAGACCAGGGTTTCTGAGCTAGAAGCACGGCTCTGCACTCTAGAGACGAAAGCTAGTCCTAGCTATAGCCAGGTAGTGGCAGGTCGTGCTTGCAGTAGTAGGATTGCTAGCGCAGTTAGCCCCCCAGCGAGCCCCGTGCAGCCGGGGGAAATTAAGGAGGGATTTGTGACTGTACGGGGGAAGCGCAGTGGTAAACGCACAACCTTAGTGCACCAGCAGCTTCACGTCAGCAGTAGGTTTGCCCCCCTCAGCGACACACCGGCTGAACCAGACACTCTCGTAATTGGAAGCTCCATAGTTAGAGACGTGAAGCACCCAGCGGTGTCTGTCAGGTGTTACCCAGGGGCCAGAGTCGGTGACATCGAAGGAAACCTCAGACTCTTAAAGCAGAGTAGGAAGAGGTTCCGCCGTATCGTGATTCACGCAGGCGGTAACGACGCCCGGCGGAGACAGTCTGAGGTGCTTAAATTAAACGTAGCCTcggtgtgtgaacttgctaagtcgatggcggacaccgtagttttctctggtcctctgcctaatttggtcaatgatgagatgtactctagattctcatcatttaaccgctggttgtctagatggtgcccagaaaacgatatagtctttgttgataactggcacgcgttttggggcaagcccgggctcatgcgccgagacggcattcatccgacttgggacggtgctgctctcttaactcgaaatttggccgccaaactaagtctcccaaagtga